Within Chlamydiota bacterium, the genomic segment GGTTATGGCTGTTACCCTGATTCTTGCAAGTGTTCTCGTTCCCGTTTTGCTCAAAGGCCGTGAGATGGGCCGATCTACGCGATGTGTTGCAAATCTTAAGCAACTGATTCAGGCTGTTAGAATGTATGTTGAAGAGGAAACAAGTGGAAGATTTCCGGACATCGACCCTTCAAACGACTTGGTGGATGTGATGACCCTTCTTTATCCTTATTTAAGCCCCAAATCTTCGATCAGCGCAAAAGAAGGTAAACTTGAGATTTTTAGATGTCCTACCAATTTTGATGCTTTAACTGGTAATCAGGATAGTGCAGGCAATATTCGTCAGGATAATTATGGGAATCGCACGGATTACGGGTACAATTCTCTTAATTTAGATAATCAAGTGGCTCAAACTCGAGTGAAAAATCCTGAATGGGTCAGTGTTTTATGGGATCTTCAACCCCTCCCTGGAATTCATAGAGGAGGCTCCAATATTGCTTTTTATGACGGGCACATCAGTTGGATGTCAACGCAGCAGATGCAGTCATCGCATACAGGTATTACACCTTACAATATGTGGGGATTAGGACTAAAGACGATTACGAAGGATCATGGTTGAATAATCTTTCGTTAGAAATCGTCTGAGGAGAATTGAATGATAAATTTTGCTTCAAGATTAAGGAGAGAAAAACATTCATCAGGGGTTACGATGCTGGAAATGCTTGTTCTTGTCGCTGCCATTTTAATTGTGACCGCAGCTTTAGTTCCCATGTTTAAAACAATGCGAGACGCCGCAAAAAAAATTAAATGTCTGAGTCATTTAAAACAGTTAGGGGTTGCGATTCACCTTTATGTGCAAGACGATGGACAAGCGCGTTTTCCTGGATGGGGAGAGACCTGTGATGAAGTAAAAAATTTACCCGCTTTGCTTTATAGCTATTTAGGCGAGGAAAATACCAACGCCCTTTTGAGCGGTGACATGTTTCAATTTCGTTGTCCTGTTCAAAAAGACGAGACATCATCGTCTGCGCCCTCACGGGTGGATGCTTATAAAAATCAGGTTGATGATGCCATTAACTGCAATCTCATGGGACAAGCTTCCGTTGGAAATATTCCGGGTTATACCGTGCGCAATGATACGATAGCCGCCCTTTTATGGGATTATCCCGTTTCAAATGGTATTCACTCCAGAGGGACGAATTTTTTATTTGTCGATGGTCATGCAGAATGGATTTCTGTAGCAAAAATAAACTCTCCTTGGCCAGACGCAGAACAATATGCGGGTAATGATTATCGAGATTGGGGATTGGAATATAAAACAAATTAAGAATTTAAAAATTCCAGGTGGAAATTTTTGTGTGTTTCAGATTTAATGGGTGAACTTTTTAGAAAATCTAAGAGGCTGCAATGAATAGCGGTGTTCTTTCGTACAAAGAAGCAGGTGTCGATATCCCTAAATTGGATCATTTCAAAAAAAATATTGGAAAATCAATTCATCGAACCTATGGTCCTGAGGTTTTATCGAAGATCGGTGGGTTTGGTGGTTTATTTCATCTGGATCGAAAGAAATACAAAGACCCTGTTCTTGTTTCAAGTGTCGATGGAGTAGGGACAAAACTCAAAGTGGCGGCCATGATGAATCGGCACGACACAGTAGGTATAGATATTGTCAGTCACTGCGCCAATGACATTGTGGTTCAAGGCGCAAAACCCCTTTTCTTTCTAGATTATATTGGATCCGGTCGCTTAAATCCTAAAGTTGGAAACGCAGTGATTCAGGGATTGGTTAAAGGGTGCCAAATTGCAGGATGCGCTCTTATCGGGGGCGAGACGGCCGAGATGCCAGGGATGTACAGCGGCGAAGATTATGATTTGGTAGGCACCATTGTGGGGGTTGTTGAAAGGAAAAAAATTATTGATGGCTCAAAAGTGAAGGCCGGTGACGTTATTTTGGGTTTAGCTTCAAATGGACTCCACACCAATGGATATTCTTTGGCCCGAAAAATTTTCTTTGAAAGAATGAATTGGGATGTCCGCCAGGAAATTCCTGAACTGGGGTGTTCCATAGGCGACGCTCTCCTTAAGCCCCACACCTGTTATAGCAATGCCATTTTAAAGGTTTATGAAACTTTGAATATTCATGCCATTTCTCATTTAACAGGCGGTGGATTTCCTGGAAATATTCCTCGAGTGCTTCCTGCGGGGCTAAAGGCTAAAATTCATAAGGGATCCTGGAGTATCTTGCCTATTTTTCAGCTCATGCAACGCCTTGGGAATCTTCCGGATGAAGAAATGTTTCGTGCTTTTAACATGGGGATTGGAATTGTAATTATCATTGCAAAAAAAGATATCGAGACCGCACAACGTCTCTTTAAAAAAACAGGATTTGATTCACGGGTTATTGGCGAAATTGTCAAAGGAAAATCAGGCGTAGAATTCGTTGAGAAAAAGGGGATAGAAACAAGATGAGTAAAATTGAAAGAGCGATTATCAGTGTTTCAAATAAAAAAGGTATTACTGAATTTGCAGCGGAACTCAGCCGTCTGGGAATTGAAATTATTTCAACGGGAGGAACAGCAAAGACCCTCCGTGAGGCCGGAGTTAATGTTCGCTTGATCTCGGACGTAACAGATTTCCCTGAAATTTTAGATGGTCGTGTTAAAA encodes:
- a CDS encoding phosphoribosylformylglycinamidine cyclo-ligase, which encodes MNSGVLSYKEAGVDIPKLDHFKKNIGKSIHRTYGPEVLSKIGGFGGLFHLDRKKYKDPVLVSSVDGVGTKLKVAAMMNRHDTVGIDIVSHCANDIVVQGAKPLFFLDYIGSGRLNPKVGNAVIQGLVKGCQIAGCALIGGETAEMPGMYSGEDYDLVGTIVGVVERKKIIDGSKVKAGDVILGLASNGLHTNGYSLARKIFFERMNWDVRQEIPELGCSIGDALLKPHTCYSNAILKVYETLNIHAISHLTGGGFPGNIPRVLPAGLKAKIHKGSWSILPIFQLMQRLGNLPDEEMFRAFNMGIGIVIIIAKKDIETAQRLFKKTGFDSRVIGEIVKGKSGVEFVEKKGIETR
- a CDS encoding prepilin-type N-terminal cleavage/methylation domain-containing protein, coding for MINFASRLRREKHSSGVTMLEMLVLVAAILIVTAALVPMFKTMRDAAKKIKCLSHLKQLGVAIHLYVQDDGQARFPGWGETCDEVKNLPALLYSYLGEENTNALLSGDMFQFRCPVQKDETSSSAPSRVDAYKNQVDDAINCNLMGQASVGNIPGYTVRNDTIAALLWDYPVSNGIHSRGTNFLFVDGHAEWISVAKINSPWPDAEQYAGNDYRDWGLEYKTN
- a CDS encoding type II secretion system protein, with translation MKKTYHSRSAFTAVELVMVMAVTLILASVLVPVLLKGREMGRSTRCVANLKQLIQAVRMYVEEETSGRFPDIDPSNDLVDVMTLLYPYLSPKSSISAKEGKLEIFRCPTNFDALTGNQDSAGNIRQDNYGNRTDYGYNSLNLDNQVAQTRVKNPEWVSVLWDLQPLPGIHRGGSNIAFYDGHISWMSTQQMQSSHTGITPYNMWGLGLKTITKDHG